DNA sequence from the Caulobacter segnis genome:
CGACCATCTGCTTGGTCTTGCGGGTCATTCTCTGGCGACTCCTCGGCGGCCGGCTCGTCCCGGTGCGGCGTAATTAGTGCGATCTCATGGTGAACCGAAAGCGTCTTCGCTGGTTACTTCACCGGAACGCGCAGGAAACGACGCCAGTGACCGACCCAGACGCCCCGCCGCCGCCCGAGCCCAAACCGCCCGAGTACGAGCCCGGTGTCACGCCCGTCGAGGAGCCCCCCACCTCGCCGCCGCCGGTCGATCCAGGGGACGACCGTCCCTATGACGCCTGATCTCGCACGTACCGCCTTGTGACCTGTCCCGACTAGGAGCCCCCACATGGACATCGATAGCGAACGTCCCCGCGGTCGTCGCGGTTTCGCCGCCATGGACCCGGAACGCCGCCGCGAAATCGCTAGGAAGGGCGGCGCTAGCGTGCCCAGCGAAAAACGCAGCTTCGCCAAGGACCGCGATCTGGCGGCGAACGCTGGCCGCAAGGGCGGTTCGTCCTCGCGCGGCGGCCGTCCCGGCGATCGCGCCCTCTAGGCGATATTCGGATCACCATCCGAGAGACGCGCCGGTCCCGATCTTCGGAACCGGCGCGTTTTCGCGCGTGTATGGCAGCCCCTCTCAGGCCTGGAGGGCGTAGACCGCGAAGGTCGGATCCTCGCTGATCCAGCGCTGGACCACGGTCCAGCCGGCGCGGGCGGCGATCGTCTCGAACGCCTCGGCCGGATACTTGTAGGAATTCTCGGTGTGGATGGTCTCGCCGGCGGCGAACCGGAAGCCGTAGTCGCCGACCATGACGATCTGGTCGCGCATGCTTTCCAGATGCATCTCGATCCGGCTCTCCGCCGCGTTCCACACCGCCTTGTGGGCGAAGGCCATCGGATCGAAGGTCCCGCCCAGTTCGCGGTTGATGTGCACCAGGACGTTGCGGTTGAAGGCCGCCGTCACCCCTTGCGCGTCGTCATAGGCCGGGATCAGCACCGCCGGATCCTTGGCCACGTCGGCGCCGACGATGAACAGCGAGCCCTCGCCCAGCAGGGTCCTGGCCTGGCGCAGCAGGGCCTCGGCCTCGTCCGGCGCGAAGTTGCCGATCGTCGAGCCGGGGAAGAAGCCGACCGGCGTGTGGCCCCTGGCGCCTTCAGGCAAGGCGATGGCCTTGGTGAAGTCCTCGACCAGCGGCGCGACGGCCAGGGCGGGATAGGCCTGCCGCAGGCTGGCGGCGGCCTCGTCCAGGGCCGTGGGGCTGATGTCGATCGGGGCGTAGACGGCGATCTGGGGCGCGGCGTCCAGCACGATGCGGGTCTTGATGCTGGCCCCGCTGCCGAACTCGACCAGCACCGCGCCGTCGGGTATGCGCGCGGCGATCTGGGGCGCGATCTGGCGCAGCAGCGCCGTCTCGGTCCGGGTCAGGTAGTATTCAGGCAGCTCGCAGATCGCCTCGAACAGGCGCGAGCCCTCGGCGTCGTAGAAGTACTTGGCCGGCAGGGTCTTGGGACTGGCCGACAGGCCGGCGATGGCCTCTTCCAGGAACGCATCGCCCGGCTTCACCTCGCTCAGACGGTCGTCGTCGGCCAGGCGCAGCCCGGCGAACATCCAGCGGCTGCCCGGATGGAAGAAGTTGCGGTAGGTCGCCCGCGTATGGCCCGGCGGCGTGGCCTCGCAGCCGCCGCGCAGGGTCATCTGGCTGACCATGAACTTGCCATTGTACTCGCCCAGCGCGCCAGGGCCCGGCTTGAAGCCCGGATAGGCGCCGTAGGCGCTGGCGGTCCACTGCCAGGTCGCGCCGTAGAGCTGGCGCAGAGCGGTCATGCCGCTCGCCGTGGCGGCGGCCTCCCACTCGGCCTCGGTCGGCAGGCGACGGCCCGCCCAGGCGGCGTAGGCGGCGGCCTCGTAGTAGCTGACATGCACGACGGGCGCGTTCGGGTCGACCGGATGGCGGCCGCGCAGGGTCATGGTGGTCCAGGCGCCGGTCTCGTCGCGCCGCCAATAGCCCGGGGCCTCCCAGCCCTCTTCCTTGACCCTGGCCCAGCCTTCCGAGAGCCACAGGTCGGCGCGGCCATAGCCGCCGGCCTCGATGAAGGCCAGCCACTCGCCATTGGTCACCAGACGGTCGGACAGCCGGAACGGGGCGACATAGGTCTTGTGGCGCGGGCGTTCGTTGTCGAACGCGAAGCCCGCCTCGCACGCCCCGATCTCGACCAGACCGCCGGCGAAGCGATGGAAGCGCTGCGGGCCCGGATCCGGACGCGCCGGCGCCGCGCCGGGCTGATAGGCCGGGCTGAGGGGCGACTGGGCGAACAGGTGCAGGATGTCCATCAGGATCAGCTCCTGATGCTGCTCCTCGTGGGCCAGGCCCAGTTCCATCCGCTCGCGGATCTCGGGCGTCAGCGGTGCGGCCAGCAGGCGCGCCATGGCCGCGTCGACATGGGCCCGGTACGCGCCGACCTCCTGGGTCGACGGACGGGTCAGCAGGCCCCGCTGGGGCCGGGGCTGACGGGGACCCACGGTCTCGTAGTAGGAATTGAACAGGTAGCCGAAGCTTGGATCATAGGCCGTGTAGCCCGGAAGAAAGGGCGTCAGCAGGAAGGTCTCGAAGAACCAGGTCGTATGGCCCCGATGCCACTTGGTCGGGCTGGCGTCCGGCATGGACTGGGCCGCCTGGTCCTCGGGCGACAGGGGCGCGGCCAGGACCTCGGTCCGGCGTCGCACGCGGCGATAACGGTCGGCCAGCGCGTCGGCCGACGCGTCGAGGAGTTCCATTGCGGGCAGATCGTCCGGGGTCATGGGCCCTCCTGGCCGAGCGGGACTGTGGCGCAGCCCGAGCGACGACAACGTTCCCGGAACTTCGGTGTTCCGATCCCTGGTTGCAAGCCGAGCCGGCGCGCCTTGCTGCCACATTGTGTCAGGAGCCCGCTTGCAAGGTTCGGCGACCATAAACCTGATTTGAGTTCATGAAGCGCGCGCGCCTGGAGGGAGGCGCTTCGCGGGAACGTCTACCTATCGGAGGACGTCGGTTGCCCCTTACCACCGACGGGCCCGCCGGTCGGAGAATTGAGCAGCTCCGACCGGCCATCCCACCCTCTTTCCAGGATATCTCGCGGCCTAGGCGCTCCAGGCGGCGACGACGCTGGCTGCGTCGGTCAGGATCGCGGTGTTCAGGTCCAGCATCTTCAGCGCCCCGGCGTGCAGGTCCGGTTCGTAGGCTGCGCAGGCGTCGGCGGCGACGAACAGGTGATAGTCGAGGTTAAAGGCGTCCCGCGCCGTGCCGTCGACGCAGCACTCGGTGGTCAGGCCGGCCAGCACCAGGGTGTCGACGCCCATCGCCTTCAGCCGCGCGTCGAGCTCGGTGTCCCAGAAGGCGCTGTAGCGGGTCTTGCGGATGATCAGCTCGCCCGGTCGCGGCTGGGGGCCGACGAAGGCGCTGCCCACCTCCCCCGCCCGACACAGCGCCGCCTCGACCGACGGATCGCCGCCCCGCCGCCGCATCCGCTCGTTCCAGGCCGCGGAGTCGGTCTGCGGCGTCGTGAAGAGGCCGGCGAACACCACCGGGACTCCGGCCGCTCGCGCCTGCTCGGCCAGGCGCTCGGCCGCCGCCAGCGCCGCCGGCACGGTGGAGAGATCCAGGCCCCATCGCCCCGCCAGGCCCTCGGGCGAGGCGAAGTCGACCTGCATGTCGATGATCAGCAGCGCCGTGCGCCCGGGCGCGATCCAGGCTTCCAGGCCCGTCGCCGGGCTCACGCGAACACCGACCGCAGCGCCGGCAGGATCTCGCCGCCGAACATGGCCAGGCCTTCCACGTAGTCGGGGAAGATCAGCATCAGCCCGTCCAGCTCGCATTCGGTCATGAACGCCTCGACCTTCTCGCGGCAGGTGGCGGGCGAGCCGACGATCGTCTCGGTCATGAACGCGCCCTGCTTCGCGGCCACGGCCTGCAGCCGGTCGGCGGGCACGCCCCAGTTGGCCAGCATGGCCAGGATCGCGCCCATGTCCGCCCCCTCGGCGTAGCGGCGGACCAGGGCCTCAGCGCCGGCGTCGCTCTCGGCGTGGACGATCGTGCACATGGCGTAGGTGCGGATCGTCTTGCCCAGGTCGCGCGCCAGGGCCTTGGCGCGGCGGGACGCCTCGCGATGCTCCTGGCGCGTGCGGCCGCCGATGAAGCAGGCGTCGGCCTCGCGCACAGAGAACTGGAAGCCCCGATCACTCATGCCCGCGCAGATCAGCTCCGGGCGCGGCCTCGACAGCGGCT
Encoded proteins:
- a CDS encoding general stress protein, whose translation is MDIDSERPRGRRGFAAMDPERRREIARKGGASVPSEKRSFAKDRDLAANAGRKGGSSSRGGRPGDRAL
- the egtB gene encoding ergothioneine biosynthesis protein EgtB, whose amino-acid sequence is MTPDDLPAMELLDASADALADRYRRVRRRTEVLAAPLSPEDQAAQSMPDASPTKWHRGHTTWFFETFLLTPFLPGYTAYDPSFGYLFNSYYETVGPRQPRPQRGLLTRPSTQEVGAYRAHVDAAMARLLAAPLTPEIRERMELGLAHEEQHQELILMDILHLFAQSPLSPAYQPGAAPARPDPGPQRFHRFAGGLVEIGACEAGFAFDNERPRHKTYVAPFRLSDRLVTNGEWLAFIEAGGYGRADLWLSEGWARVKEEGWEAPGYWRRDETGAWTTMTLRGRHPVDPNAPVVHVSYYEAAAYAAWAGRRLPTEAEWEAAATASGMTALRQLYGATWQWTASAYGAYPGFKPGPGALGEYNGKFMVSQMTLRGGCEATPPGHTRATYRNFFHPGSRWMFAGLRLADDDRLSEVKPGDAFLEEAIAGLSASPKTLPAKYFYDAEGSRLFEAICELPEYYLTRTETALLRQIAPQIAARIPDGAVLVEFGSGASIKTRIVLDAAPQIAVYAPIDISPTALDEAAASLRQAYPALAVAPLVEDFTKAIALPEGARGHTPVGFFPGSTIGNFAPDEAEALLRQARTLLGEGSLFIVGADVAKDPAVLIPAYDDAQGVTAAFNRNVLVHINRELGGTFDPMAFAHKAVWNAAESRIEMHLESMRDQIVMVGDYGFRFAAGETIHTENSYKYPAEAFETIAARAGWTVVQRWISEDPTFAVYALQA
- a CDS encoding cysteine hydrolase family protein; the encoded protein is MSPATGLEAWIAPGRTALLIIDMQVDFASPEGLAGRWGLDLSTVPAALAAAERLAEQARAAGVPVVFAGLFTTPQTDSAAWNERMRRRGGDPSVEAALCRAGEVGSAFVGPQPRPGELIIRKTRYSAFWDTELDARLKAMGVDTLVLAGLTTECCVDGTARDAFNLDYHLFVAADACAAYEPDLHAGALKMLDLNTAILTDAASVVAAWSA